The sequence ATCAATGTAACTAAAGACTGGTAACTGGTAACTGGTCATTGGAAAGCATCTCTATAACCCATGACCGTTACCTGCCCTAAAATTTTAGACAATACCAAGCCTAAATTAAACTCCAAACGATTTACCGCAGCCACAAGTTTGGTTAGCATTGGGATTGGTAAATTGAAAACCGCCACCAATCATAGCATCGCTATAGTCAAGCATTAAACCATAAAGGTACAGCATACTTTTGCGATCGCATACGATTTTGAAGCCGTTGTAGTCATAGACTTCGTCATCGCTACGGATTTTGCTGGGATCTTCAAAATCCATCATGTAAGACATTCCCGAACAGCCGCCTTGACGAACACCAACTCGTAAACACAAATCTTTACCTTGTCGGTCACGCAAAAACATTACTTGCCGTAAAGCTGCTTCACTGAGTAGAATACCGCGTTGTTGTGATGGTGCTTGTACCATAATCCGATCAAACTCCTGATATCTTTTAACGTAAACTTATGTCAGCTTTTTCGTTTATTTTAACGGCTGAGATACAAAGATTTGAGGAATTTACTTTGCTCCTTTAAAAGCGCTCTAAAGATTTCTATCCTAGTATTGAAGGGTTAAATACATATAGAGATTGTAACCCTCAAGCAGAGACTTGCAAAAAGACTCTCAAACTAATGCTTCACATCGCATTGTTCTGGTTAGCTTGGTTATATGACAATGTCCTTAAATTGCTCTACCCGTCGTCGATTACAAAAATTAAACCAGATCTCGAGTGTTTGGGAAGGAGATCGACGTCCTTTGTCAACTCACAAAGACTCAGAAGTACAAGGTGAATGCATCTTGTGGGTAGACGGTTCACAAGGCGTTGTTAGGGCTATGGATGTAGTCGCCCCAGAAACTGGTCCAGAAGCTGTGGTGCGTACCTTACTGCGGGCAATGGAACATCCCAATTCTCCAGCCCAACCCGCACGTCCTCAAAAAATTGTCGTCAGCGATCGCGAATTACAGTTCTTCTTGCGTGGTGTTCTTCAAGAACTCGAAATCGTCATTGACTATGTGCCACAATTGCCACTCATCAACGAACTGTATCGTGGATTCCAAGAAGTTAGAAACGAGTATACGCCTGATTTACCATCACAGTTTGCTGAACCTCTCAAGAAGAAAGCTCTAGAAATATGGCAAGCTGCACCTTGGGAGTTGCTCGAAGAACATCAAATTCTGGCAATTGAGCTAAATCAAAACGATGTTGGCACACTTTATGCTTCGGTGATGGGAATGTTGGGAATGGAGTATGGAATTTTGTTCTATCGCTCTCAAGATTCACTGCGACGATTTCGAGCTTCGGTTTTGTCTGATGAGGAAGAATCTCCAGAATTGCTAGAAGAAGCTTTTTTGAAGCAGGATTGTTTATTTTTAACATTTGAACGAACAGGGGGGGAAGAAGATGAAGAAATCGATATTATCGATTTAGCAGATCTGCCAATAACCCAAATTCAACCTTCGTTTGGTATTATTCACCCGCTTGAAGGATTGCGTGCAGTGCTTTATGAAGAAGAAGCAGCAGCAGTATTTCTCGCGCTAGCAGCCCTTACCCGATTTATCAGCAGCAAACGCCGTCAATTGACTGCAGAAGTGTTTCCAGATTTAAGCGATCGCTATCGTATTGCTTTACCAAAAAACAAAACTCGTAAAAGTGTGCAGGTTGATGTCACTGTTAACACAATGCCAGAATTGGCAGCAGAGCTAGAAGCAATGGCGGGTTTTGGTCATGAAGATGAATTTGTGGATGTAGATGATGTACCAAGCTTAGGAGCAATTAGAGATGATTTGATTCCTGAAGACTCTTTTCTTAGTCTGGGTGTCATTTCGTGGGAAATGGTAGAGCATCTGCGTGAAACTGCGACGCACTTTGCACAGCCTGGAGAAATGTCCTCTAGAGGAGATGGCTTACCAGTAATTTTGATTCAAACCTCCCGTCCCAAAGCTAAAAATTTAATTGCAGCAATTCAAGCAACTGGAGGACTTAAGGGTATTGGGTTTAATCCTGGGGCAGATGTCTTTGGTGGCGATCGCTATGACTTAGGTATTATACAAACTGAAAATGGCGAGTTATTTCTCTTCGGTGAATTTTTAGAAGACGATTCTGTTCATGTCGCTGCACGCAAAAAGTGGGACGAACGCTGCAAAAAAACCGAAGGCTACTGTGGTTTAATCATTGCCCGTGGCTTAATGGGTGCTTCGCGAGGACAGCCGCAATTACGCGACATGATGGCATTGTTTGAAGCGCGATCGCTTTCTGCGCAAGACTTAGGAATTGGTACGCTGCAACTTATGCCCCAATTTGAATAAAGCATATCAGCAGCCTTGACTTTAAGTAACTTACAATTACCCACCCTCACTATTAGAAAATTGCGATCGCTCTAAATTAGACAAAATATCTCCTCTCCTTCAGATTAAAATATGTAAAGAAAATGTGAGCAGGATAGAGTGAATGCGCGTTGCAATCGTCGGAGCGGGGTTGGCTGGGCTAGCAACCGCCGTAGATTTAGCAGATGCTGGTTGGGAAGTAGAAATTTTTGAATCTCGCCCGTTTGTTGGTGGTAAGGTCGGCAGTTGGATAGATACTGATGGTAATCATGTTGAGATGGGACTCCACGTCTTTTTCGGTAACTATTACCAACTATTTGAATTGATGCGAAAAGTGGGAGCCGATCAAAATCTCCGTCTCAAAGAGCATATCCATACCTTTATCAACAAGGGAGGAAAAACCGGCGCCTTAGATTTTCGTTTTCTTACTGGCGCACCCTTCAACGGCTTGAAGGCTTTTTTTACTACATCGCAATTATCTGTACAAGATAAAATCCAAAATGCGATCGCACTTGGAACAAGTCCCATTGTCCGCGGATTGGTAGACTTCGACGGCGCAATGACAACAATCCGAAATTTGGATGATGTCAGCTTTGCTGATTGGTTTCGCCGCCAGGGAGGTTCGCAAGGTAGCTTAGAGAGAATGTGGAATCCAATTGCTTACGCGCTAGGCTTTATTGATACCGAAAATATTTCAGCACGGTGTATGCTGACAATCTTTCAAATGTTTGCTGCACGTACTGAAGCATCAGTATTGCGAATGCTTGAAGGTTCGCCTTATGAATACCTACACAAGCCAATTATTGATTACTTAGAAGCACGGGGAGCCAAAATCTATACTCGTCGCCGTGTCCGAGAAATTCAGTTCACTGAAGCACCGACTCGCGTCACAGGATTAGTAATTGCGCAAGGGGACACCGAAGAAATAATGACTGCGGATGCTTACGTATGTGCATGTGATGTCCCAGGTATTCAGCGTTTACTACCACAACAATGGCGCAAGTGGTCAGAATTTGACAATATTTATAAATTAGATACAGTTCCCGTTGCTACTGTACAACTGCGATTTGATGGTTGGGTAACAGAATTACACAATGCTACCGAACGCCAGCAACTCGATCGTGCTGCGGGTATGGATAATTTGCTATACACTCCCGATGCTGATTTTTCTTGCTTCGCTGACCTAGCATTGACTAGCCCTAGCGATTATTATCGTGAGGGACAAGGTTCATTGATGCAACTTGTACTGACTCCTGGAGATCCTTTTATCAAACAAAGTAACGAGGCGATCGCACACCATGTTTTGCAGCAAGTCCATGAGTTGTTTCCTTCTTCTCGTAACCTAAACATGACGTGGTATAACGTTGTCAAACTAGCACAATCACTCTATCGCGAAGCCCCTGGGATGGACCCCTATCGCCCACCTCAAAAAACACCTGTGGAAAACTTTTTCCTCGCGGGTAGTTACACCCAGCAAGACTATATCGATAGTATGGAAGGCGCTACTTTATCTGGACGCCGTGCAGCTAAAGCAATTTTGGCAAGCACAGTAACCGTTAGTCCCCAACCTTCAGCGGTTGGTAGTTAAACCACAGCAAACACAAAGGAATATATCGAATGCCAGATTGGTTAGAACATAGCGTGCAGGTTGAGGTGGATGCACCCATTGATCTCGTGTGGAGTTTGTGGTCTGATCTTGAGCAGATGCCTCGGTGGATGAAGTGGATTTCATCAGTTAAGGTTTTAGAAGATAATCCCGAACTCTCTCGCTGGAAGCTCAATACAGGGGGATTAGAGTTCACATGGCTATCGCGAATTCTCAAAATGGTTCCCCAGCAAATTATTCAATGGGAATCGGTTGATGGATTGCCCAACCGCGGCGCAATTCGTTTTTACGATCGCCACAACACCAGTATTGTTAAACTTTCTATCTCCTACGCAATCCCTGGTATTTTAGGTAAAATTATGGATAATCTATTCCTTGGTCGTGCGGTAGAATCTACGATTAAAGCAGATTTAGAACGCTTCCGCGACTATGCACTCCAAGCAAAAGCTGCACAGAAATAACATAGCTGCGGTAACTAAATTAACAAGCTACAAACTATAAAAAGGCTATATTTGACTATCAATAGTTAAGCTTGCTGAATGAAATTCCTACGAGGTTATCTTGTTAGCCTTGTCAGTTCTAAATTTATGCCAATTGCTTTCAAGGTTGCAGTTGTCATAGGTTCATTGCTGTTTGCCATCAATCATGGCGCAGCTTTTATCCAAGGAAAAATGATGCGCGATCGCTGAGATCCAGCGATGCTTACTTATTTAGTCCCCTATTTTGTGAATATTCACGGTCGTATATCAGTACGCGAAGACTTTAATTATGTATGTAAGTATAATTAAAGAGCGCACTTTTTTAGGTCAGGTCATGGGTAGTAAAGATTCTTGCCAATGACCAATGACCAGTTACCAAGTTGGATCGCTAAACAAATTAATAACTAGTTCATCATATCCAGGTGGTACTGTGGTTATACAAGCACGGATTGTGTCGCCATCTTCTAGTTCTACTTCACAAGCGTGACACGAACCCATCAAACACCCCGTAGGAATTGTTACCCCAGCACGATCAGCAACATCTAATAGCAGTTCGCCTACTGTAGCTGTAACCGTTATATCATCTGGCAAAAAATGTATTTTAACTGCCATGATCTCAAGACGGCAAAATCTTTGTTAAATCTAAGTTTGCTTCTACAATAGCAGCAAGTGTATTTAAGACCATTTCGCGCTGCTTGCGATAGTTGGACACACCTGTAGGTAAGGATTTTAAACCACGTTGTTGCCGCAGGCGATTTAACCAAGCGCGCCGCCAAGCGCCGTTATCGAAAATACCATGCAAGTAAGTGCCCCATACAGATTGATAATTATCGACTAAGCCTAAGCTAGAGTCATCAAATAAAGCTTGATAAGTATTAGGTGCTGTGTCTGGAG is a genomic window of Gloeocapsopsis sp. IPPAS B-1203 containing:
- a CDS encoding iron-sulfur cluster assembly accessory protein; the encoded protein is MVQAPSQQRGILLSEAALRQVMFLRDRQGKDLCLRVGVRQGGCSGMSYMMDFEDPSKIRSDDEVYDYNGFKIVCDRKSMLYLYGLMLDYSDAMIGGGFQFTNPNANQTCGCGKSFGV
- the zds gene encoding 9,9'-di-cis-zeta-carotene desaturase — protein: MRVAIVGAGLAGLATAVDLADAGWEVEIFESRPFVGGKVGSWIDTDGNHVEMGLHVFFGNYYQLFELMRKVGADQNLRLKEHIHTFINKGGKTGALDFRFLTGAPFNGLKAFFTTSQLSVQDKIQNAIALGTSPIVRGLVDFDGAMTTIRNLDDVSFADWFRRQGGSQGSLERMWNPIAYALGFIDTENISARCMLTIFQMFAARTEASVLRMLEGSPYEYLHKPIIDYLEARGAKIYTRRRVREIQFTEAPTRVTGLVIAQGDTEEIMTADAYVCACDVPGIQRLLPQQWRKWSEFDNIYKLDTVPVATVQLRFDGWVTELHNATERQQLDRAAGMDNLLYTPDADFSCFADLALTSPSDYYREGQGSLMQLVLTPGDPFIKQSNEAIAHHVLQQVHELFPSSRNLNMTWYNVVKLAQSLYREAPGMDPYRPPQKTPVENFFLAGSYTQQDYIDSMEGATLSGRRAAKAILASTVTVSPQPSAVGS
- a CDS encoding SRPBCC family protein yields the protein MPDWLEHSVQVEVDAPIDLVWSLWSDLEQMPRWMKWISSVKVLEDNPELSRWKLNTGGLEFTWLSRILKMVPQQIIQWESVDGLPNRGAIRFYDRHNTSIVKLSISYAIPGILGKIMDNLFLGRAVESTIKADLERFRDYALQAKAAQK
- a CDS encoding 2Fe-2S iron-sulfur cluster binding domain-containing protein, yielding MAVKIHFLPDDITVTATVGELLLDVADRAGVTIPTGCLMGSCHACEVELEDGDTIRACITTVPPGYDELVINLFSDPTW